A DNA window from Motilibacter rhizosphaerae contains the following coding sequences:
- a CDS encoding LLM class flavin-dependent oxidoreductase: MTTIGTVFLPGLPPEQLRRVAEAAEAAGLEELWLWEDCFREAGVSAAAAALAWTSRLRVGVGLLPVPLRNVALTAMEAATLERLFPGRLRLGIGHGVLDWMGQVGARVESPMTLLQEHAEALRDLLAGERVTRQGRYVRLDGVALDWPPSAPPELLVGGIGKRTLALAGRVSEGALLVFGLTPAAVAAATGHVATGRAESGRPGAPRVVASLLTATGPGAAERIRGELARWEIAPSDDVAVAGDAEQVAARVRRLADAGATTVVLQPTVDDPDPREFARFAAQEVQPLVGAG, encoded by the coding sequence GTGACCACCATCGGCACGGTCTTCCTCCCCGGCCTCCCGCCGGAGCAGCTGCGCAGGGTGGCCGAGGCCGCCGAGGCGGCGGGCCTCGAGGAGCTGTGGCTCTGGGAGGACTGCTTCCGCGAGGCCGGGGTCTCGGCGGCCGCCGCGGCGCTGGCGTGGACCTCCCGGCTGCGGGTGGGCGTGGGGCTGCTGCCCGTGCCGCTCCGCAACGTCGCGCTCACCGCGATGGAGGCGGCGACGCTCGAGCGCCTCTTCCCCGGCCGGCTGCGGCTGGGGATCGGGCACGGGGTGCTGGACTGGATGGGCCAGGTCGGCGCCCGCGTGGAGTCGCCCATGACGCTGCTGCAGGAGCACGCCGAGGCCCTGCGCGACCTGCTGGCGGGCGAGCGCGTCACGCGGCAGGGGCGCTACGTCCGGCTCGACGGCGTGGCGCTCGACTGGCCGCCGAGCGCGCCGCCCGAGCTGCTCGTCGGGGGCATCGGCAAGCGCACGCTCGCGCTCGCCGGACGGGTGTCGGAGGGCGCCCTGCTGGTCTTCGGGCTGACGCCCGCGGCCGTCGCCGCGGCGACCGGGCACGTCGCCACCGGACGGGCGGAGTCCGGTCGGCCCGGTGCCCCGCGCGTCGTCGCCAGCCTGCTCACCGCGACGGGACCGGGTGCCGCGGAGCGCATCCGGGGCGAGCTCGCGCGCTGGGAGATCGCGCCCAGCGACGACGTGGCGGTCGCGGGGGACGCCGAGCAGGTCGCGGCGCGCGTGCGCCGGCTGGCCGACGCGGGCGCGACGACCGTCGTCCTGCAGCCGACCGTGGACGACCCGGACCCGCGGGAGTTCGCGCGCTTCGCCGCGCAGGAGGTGCAGCCGCTCGTCGGTGCCGGCTGA
- a CDS encoding FmdB family zinc ribbon protein has translation MPTYQYACTACEHRFEAVQSFSDDALTECPACGGRLRKVYSAVGVVFKGSGFYRNDSRTSGAGSGSSSSSDAASSATASTGSSDSSSTGSAGGTGGSGASSTGTGSTAGGSAGTSGSSTSSGGSSSPAPAGGSSSSGSSSAA, from the coding sequence GTGCCGACCTACCAGTACGCCTGCACGGCGTGCGAGCACCGCTTCGAGGCCGTCCAGTCGTTCAGCGACGACGCGCTGACCGAGTGCCCCGCGTGCGGGGGGCGGCTGCGCAAGGTCTACTCCGCGGTCGGCGTCGTGTTCAAGGGCTCGGGGTTCTACCGCAACGACAGCCGCACGAGCGGGGCCGGGAGCGGCTCCTCGTCGAGCAGCGACGCCGCGTCGTCGGCGACCGCCAGCACGGGCTCGTCGGACTCCAGCAGCACCGGGTCCGCCGGCGGCACGGGCGGCTCGGGCGCGAGCAGCACCGGCACCGGCTCCACCGCCGGCGGGTCGGCCGGCACGTCGGGGAGCAGCACGTCCTCGGGCGGCTCCTCCAGTCCGGCTCCCGCGGGCGGCTCGTCCAGCTCGGGCTCCTCCTCCGCCGCCTGA
- a CDS encoding putative bifunctional diguanylate cyclase/phosphodiesterase, with product MGEGDGSVARVPPAPPDHRGFARAVGWLYAAGPTTYVVWSALSRSPGSDLVADVALAVMAVLLAAVLLSGRLDRASRGLLERILLVYPAVLAASAYAGVRGGAPWFGFGFVPWGVPVAFATVERARAWVHAGWSSLCATVGLLALAVVGAVRWSDAVSSAAAVDASAVALAVLTGWLHRRETERATQQRVLAEFGRRALVETDLARLFEDAMATALELVPGELGMLLEHRRDEALVRVAASVRSERAGSVPPVGFTYPVAPGRPSWHVLESGEPLVVSDRTTDPRFPTPPPWDEALVSAIVVPVPGSDGPWGLLRVHSHVRREYTSEEAAVLTGLANLLAAALERVRIVERSAHAALHDALTGLPNRRWAMEELAARTARDDAPCVVLLDVDDFKDVNDAFGAGSGDSLLGAAAQRLSRALQPGESLARVDGDAFVVLATVPQGPEGEREGLALASRLRDAWLEPFDLGGRKHYLTACAGVALPRRMTSAPDEAAALLLGEAAAAIARAKQRGRGQVAAYDAGMRAWSVARVGLEDDLRRAMRNGEFSLDFQPVVDGPSGIPVGVEALLRWHSPTRGTVGPTEFIPVAERLGLIVPLGAWVLGEASRTVASWQRAGIEGPDGAPLRLAVNLSPVQLDDPDLPRLVASVLDTSGLAPGSLGLEVTEGVLLDDIESAAAALTALGDAGAHILLDDFGTGHSSLAYLHRFPLQAVKIDASFVARLGNDPAAEAIVAAVAQMARTLGLEVVAEGVEDASQRAQVAAHGVTRLQGFGIARPMPGDVTLDWLAAAPRPV from the coding sequence GTGGGCGAGGGGGACGGCAGCGTCGCACGGGTCCCACCGGCGCCGCCCGACCACCGGGGGTTCGCCCGGGCGGTCGGCTGGCTCTACGCGGCGGGACCGACGACGTACGTCGTCTGGAGCGCGCTGTCCCGCTCGCCCGGCAGCGACCTCGTCGCCGACGTCGCGCTGGCGGTCATGGCGGTCCTGCTCGCCGCCGTCCTGCTCTCCGGCCGGCTGGACCGCGCCTCGCGCGGGCTGCTCGAGCGGATCCTCCTCGTCTACCCGGCCGTGCTGGCCGCGAGCGCCTACGCCGGCGTGCGCGGCGGCGCCCCGTGGTTCGGCTTCGGCTTCGTGCCGTGGGGCGTCCCCGTCGCCTTCGCGACCGTCGAGCGCGCCCGCGCCTGGGTGCACGCGGGGTGGTCGTCGCTGTGCGCGACGGTCGGGCTGCTCGCGCTCGCCGTCGTGGGTGCCGTGCGCTGGAGCGACGCGGTCTCCTCGGCCGCGGCCGTCGACGCCAGCGCGGTGGCGCTCGCCGTCCTCACCGGCTGGCTGCACCGCCGCGAGACCGAGCGCGCCACGCAGCAGCGGGTGCTGGCGGAGTTCGGGCGGCGCGCGCTCGTCGAGACCGACCTCGCCCGGCTGTTCGAGGACGCGATGGCGACGGCGCTCGAGCTGGTGCCGGGCGAGCTCGGGATGCTGCTCGAGCACCGCCGCGACGAGGCCCTGGTCCGCGTCGCGGCGTCGGTCCGCTCCGAGCGCGCCGGGTCGGTGCCGCCGGTGGGCTTCACCTACCCCGTCGCGCCCGGGCGCCCCTCCTGGCACGTGCTGGAGTCGGGCGAGCCGCTGGTCGTCTCCGACCGCACCACCGACCCGCGGTTCCCGACCCCCCCGCCCTGGGACGAGGCGCTGGTGAGCGCCATCGTCGTGCCGGTGCCCGGCAGCGACGGGCCCTGGGGCCTGCTCCGGGTCCACAGCCACGTGCGCCGCGAGTACACCAGCGAGGAGGCCGCGGTCCTCACGGGGCTCGCCAACCTGCTGGCCGCCGCGCTCGAGCGGGTCCGCATCGTCGAGCGCTCGGCGCACGCCGCTCTGCACGACGCGCTCACCGGCCTGCCCAACCGCCGCTGGGCGATGGAGGAGCTCGCCGCCCGCACCGCCCGCGACGACGCGCCGTGCGTCGTGCTGCTCGACGTCGACGACTTCAAGGACGTCAACGACGCCTTCGGCGCGGGCTCCGGCGACTCGCTGCTGGGGGCGGCGGCGCAGCGGCTGAGCCGCGCCCTGCAGCCCGGGGAGAGCCTCGCCCGGGTCGACGGCGACGCGTTCGTCGTCCTCGCGACCGTGCCGCAGGGGCCGGAGGGTGAGCGGGAGGGCCTGGCGCTCGCGAGCCGGCTGCGCGACGCGTGGCTCGAGCCGTTCGACCTCGGGGGGCGCAAGCACTACCTGACCGCGTGCGCCGGCGTGGCCCTGCCGCGGCGGATGACGAGCGCCCCGGACGAGGCCGCGGCGCTGCTGCTCGGGGAGGCCGCAGCCGCGATCGCCCGCGCGAAGCAGCGCGGGCGGGGGCAGGTGGCGGCGTACGACGCCGGCATGCGCGCGTGGTCGGTCGCGCGCGTCGGCCTCGAGGACGACCTGCGCCGGGCGATGCGCAACGGGGAGTTCTCGCTCGACTTCCAGCCCGTGGTGGACGGGCCCTCCGGCATCCCCGTCGGCGTGGAGGCGCTGCTGCGCTGGCACAGCCCGACCCGGGGGACCGTCGGTCCCACCGAGTTCATCCCCGTGGCGGAGCGGCTCGGGCTCATCGTGCCGCTCGGCGCCTGGGTGCTCGGCGAGGCCTCCCGCACCGTCGCGTCCTGGCAGCGCGCCGGCATCGAGGGCCCGGACGGCGCGCCGCTGCGGCTCGCGGTCAACCTCAGCCCCGTGCAGCTCGACGACCCCGACCTCCCCCGGCTCGTCGCCTCGGTCCTCGACACCAGCGGGCTGGCGCCGGGCAGCCTCGGGCTGGAGGTCACCGAGGGCGTGCTGCTAGACGACATCGAGTCCGCCGCGGCGGCGCTGACGGCCTTGGGCGACGCCGGGGCGCACATCCTGCTCGACGACTTCGGCACCGGGCACAGCTCCCTGGCCTACCTCCACCGGTTCCCGCTGCAGGCGGTGAAGATCGACGCCTCGTTCGTCGCCCGGCTCGGCAACG